Genomic DNA from Brassica rapa cultivar Chiifu-401-42 chromosome A04, CAAS_Brap_v3.01, whole genome shotgun sequence:
agcagtaagttagaaaaaataataatgggcttatgctactaaaaaattagaagtccattacattatattaaaaagtaatgagtctatattacttaatatatatttaaatcaaaataatagtttaaaattgatttatatcaaaaattcattctaaaatatacatatactcaaaatttgatttttactaacatattttccaataactattataaaaatatttttaatatttataagaaaaatataatataaagcccaatttcaaacaccaacttaaattatgatttttaaatttcacattaaatttttaaaatataatttatgtgattatttatatgattgtacatataaaatattattaattataagaaaactatttgatggtacgtattaaataaaattaattatatgataaaaaatattttggaacctatgatgacacatataagatatatatatatatataatagtgattaggagTGGGCattcgggttcgttttcgggtctttttgggattCCGTGTTcatttcagatctttgaggatttggttcgtatttggataaccaatttaaataggtttggtttgaatatttggatagaaaattaataattatttaagtatttttggagttttgagtatattttaactatttaggatatttacgtttgattatttgtatatattttcaagcatttaagctaacttaaaagtatcatatatattatggatgtttttatatatattaaatctagaaatagttgatatatatataagtatataaatctattttggatacccaaagtACTTCGGTTTAGATCATATtagatttcagttcttcaaataccaaaattttgaataattcggatatttaatcaattccggttcggattgagtactacttattcggattggatcggttcaattttttgaattcgagttttttgccaAACcgtaaatagtgacataaaaatcaaataacattatatttagaaaaaaaaatatacccgcacgggagtgcggatcaaaatctagttaataaTTAAAGCTTGAGTCTCTCTTCTTTGACTCATGTTTGTTTAAATGGAAAAAGCAATAAATCAGAAGACCATGAAACCTTCCTCCTTTTTAGTGTGTATGCCTTTAGTCACAAATATTTAGGGTCTAAGATAAATGTTGAAGTGTTAATTTAAGGTTTAAGATAAATGTTGAAGTGTTTACACTACCCGCTCGAGACTTCGAGTATATAGAGTAATTTGCAAATAATATTCTTTTGTCGAATATCCATGTTCATTTATTTCTAGCAATAGATTTTTCGGATCACTTTAACAAAATGAAAAGCTTTTAAACAAACTGTTCAGTCGGTGTGTACTCCAAGGAAAGCTGGAGGCCTGGGTTTGCGGCGTTTACAGGATTCAAACAAAGTGTTCAGTCTTAAGCTTATTTGGCTGCTCTTTGCAGCAACAGGATCCCTATGGGTGGCTTGGGTAAAGCACAATATTATCTCTGATCGCTTGTTTTGGGATGCTGATTTTTCTGCTTTGGGTTCTTGGATTTGGAGAAGGTTGATGGACCTGAGACCTCTTGCTCGCCCTTTTCTATCATGTTTCATACAGTCGGGAGAAACGGCGTTGTTTTGACACGACAACTGGACCGGGTTGGGTCCCTTGATCGAGATAACCGGAGCAAACGGTCCGCAAGTTTCAGGTATAGCTTTGTCAAGTGTGGTGTCTCAGGCTATTTTCGAAGGGGAGTGGACCTTGACGAGAGGCCGTCACAGAATCATTCAGTTGCTGCGTGCATGCCTACCTGCTCAACCTCCTACACTTATACATGGTTCAGACGATTACTTTTTATGGAGAACTTCCGCTGATACTGCGCCTAGCCAATTCTCAGCTTCTAGAACGTCAAAGGCATTGCATCCTACACCAGCAACGGTGCCGTGGTATAGCTCAATTTGGTTCAAATCTGGAATTCCAAAGCACGCTTTCCATGCTTGGGTCTCGGTCCGAGGTAGGCTACCAACACGAGATAAACTTCTAAATTGGAGAATGAGTGTTCCCTCCACGTGTCTGCTCTGCGGTTTAGGTGATGAATCAAGAGACCACATATATTTCTCTTGTTCTTATTCTAGGTCAGTATGGGATTCTTTCTTTACTCAAACAAGTTTTAATCAGCCATATACTTTCAGTGAGGTCATCAGGTGGGTTCATCACTCTACCCCGCCTGGAAAAATAAGAACGATTTGCAAATTGGTTACACAAGCCGTTTTCTATGCTATATGGAATGAGAGGAACAAAAGATTGCATACTTCAGTGGCAAGGCACCCTCAGCTTATTATAAGGGAGATTCAAATCATTCTGAAAGCCAAATTGTATGGTATGGATCAGAATGTAGGGAACACCAATAGGATCAGTTCAGTTCGACCAAACCCAGGGGACAGATATCTTCACTTATGGTTCCAGAACTTCCCATCATGACCTGATTCCTTCAAATCGTCatctaaaattattttcttgttGCACATGTGTTTTATCTGTTGCTGCCTATTAAGCCTGCTTCTACTATGTATCTTCTGAAACAATATCCCTTCCTGGAAGTAGGAAAGATGAATAAaagttttagttaaaaaaaaaaaaatgaaaagcttttcaaataaaaacaagCTACAAGGGAATATACGGACGTAAATATGAACTCGATGCAATTAATCAATAATTTTGGAGTCCGAAGATTGGTCGACTAAGCCTCCAGTGGATAATAATATAGAGTTTATGAACCCCAAATGAAGGGAAACTGATAAATTAAATATTGACTTAGACTGCTTGACCATGTCATTTTATTTTGTCAACTGGATATGTCATCTTAAtactttcaatttaaaaaagttatttaatttatataacacGACAAAAGAAGGTGAGTAGTCGACAGAACATGCTGAGGAGCAAACCTTATTATTTATATtggtaagaaaaatatttagataatattattttgttctttGACGTCCAGTTGTATCATTATACTCAAAATCTTCTAATAACTgttttctgtttaaataaaaatatgtttatctATTTTCTTATGACAAACTAATGAAATAAATCTTTCTCTGAAATATCGTCTCGAGATTACTTTTCATAAATACAAAATGTGTTGTATTCCACATTAATTAGAGGTATTGGCTTATCTTATAGATTGATCTTCGTTGCAGAGTGTAATTGCACTTTTCACAAACTCCGTTATATTTTTGCTGAAGAAACTCAAGCATACTGCAAACTAGGTCCTCCATCATGGTCTTATATATCACGGATTGTAACAGATAATTTAACATCCTTATCTTAAAACATACAATAAATTAATATGCTTTAATACTTTGTGTATAGTTCAAGGTTGTTTGTGTGTCATGTACAGACTACAGTTATATATTCATTACATCAAAGACCAACAATAACGGGACTATTTAGTTATATTCTTAAAGCTATTTGTTGGAACTCTAAgaatacacattttttttttatattgacaGTATGTTGGGCTTAACGGAACATCGGAGACGATTCCAAAAATCGTCGGTAGATAAGATGCTTGCGTCCGTAGTTTTTGTTAAACTAATAACTGTTCACAAATCACACTTACTGTCTTGTTCTTAATTTCTCTTATCATCAAACCAATCTATATAGATAGTGATACATATTGTGTACGAGAAAGTATGTAATGAATGGTCTCAAGTCTGTCCGATCGTGTTTAAACTATAGTTTATATGTCGTTAGCTAAAATGATTAACTGACTGTGCTGTTATATCAGCTTTTCAGTCCAtgatatattgttttattggttgagattgttgatgtgtttcttcatgACGCTCGAGTCGATACGTTGTTTTGTTTGATAATTAATCTCAAATTTcgcaatattttaaatttcagtccaaaacataaataatctttttcaaaaaataaaatacttaaacaagcaaaaataaaacatttgggCAGTGACACACTTGCAACTTTGCTAAAGTTCGGTTGCCATCTGTTAACGGGAATATTTTTACAGAATTATATTTGCTAATATATGATCGGCATGTATATATCGCAAAGACCAACACAAAGCACTTACAGACTGttcaataataaaatttaaatattactagACGCGAATATATATACTCTATATAGACtgataaactaaatataaagtccAATATAATAATTAGTTAACTCACATATTGGATTAGCGTTGGTGGAATCATATATGATTATAAAACTAATTGATCATTGTTAGTGAAATTTGGGTAGAGCAGACTTTTTAATTTACAATGCTAATTAAAGATTAGATGGCcggtttttatttcttattaaaTTCCGTGATCCATCGCCACGTTCGCACAAGGAGCCGTCATACGTTGTCCGTCGCTGGTCAGTCCATCCCTTCCCGTTTAAAGCGGTTTTTTTAATACGTATTATCTTTATTATATACTCCAAAATACAGTGATTTGTTAATAAAAGatcaattattaaaatttataataatgcTGACTTAAAATTTAGACTGTAAAACCTAGATAAAAACTATACAGAAACAAACCAAACTAGATTCAACTCGGTTTTGATTAATGATGTGTTTGTTTGGCAGAGAAGGCTGTACCGTACACAATTTTTTCTTGTTTGAACAgttgttttaagttttaaccaaaagggcaagctaAGAGCGCATGAATCTCCGTCACTTGACCGCCTGAATCTCCGCGTTGCTTCCTGTTTCTTTAATGTTTCTccctttattttaaaatctacaGTAATAAAATACTTCAAGATGTGTTAACCATAGTTAATCGTTAATAACAAAACATAGTTAAATAGTCAACTTTGTTAACTAACTATAGTTTACAATTGAACTAATCTCATCCACTTCGTATTTGATGCCCCAGACAATTCTATATTACAAAATACCAAGTTGCCTACGCGTTATAATAGGGACATACACTTTGAATGGTAAACGCTAAACGCAGCTAGTAGCACTTAATTGTATATGTTAACTTTTCATTAGTTAATGACTTGATGTCTTGGTCCACAGTATTAGT
This window encodes:
- the LOC108871648 gene encoding uncharacterized protein LOC108871648; translated protein: HDNWTGLGPLIEITGANGPQVSGIALSSVVSQAIFEGEWTLTRGRHRIIQLLRACLPAQPPTLIHGSDDYFLWRTSADTAPSQFSASRTSKALHPTPATVPWYSSIWFKSGIPKHAFHAWVSVRGRLPTRDKLLNWRMSVPSTCLLCGLGDESRDHIYFSCSYSRSVWDSFFTQTSFNQPYTFSEVIRWVHHSTPPGKIRTICKLVTQAVFYAIWNERNKRLHTSVARHPQLIIREIQIILKAKLYGMDQNVGNTNRISSVRPNPGDRYLHLWFQNFPS